In Microcoleus sp. bin38.metabat.b11b12b14.051, a genomic segment contains:
- a CDS encoding UPF0104 family protein translates to MGKPRLHRIQNFFNLAKARLKPYLRYAILGGTFLFIAQALATHWREVANIQIRSESFPLLAIALGVTLLSLILVGWVWMLILREFRQPVNAAWAIQVFLKTNIAKYLPGNIWHFWGRISDAKKGGIAPKAATLSVLLEPLLMASAGVLIGLICFDKINGFLRIFGCAAILTAIHPRILNPIVLFVERLKLSKNKGENPEVGEVAGDRPISRLESSSNLSKKTSRVKSQRQINLPIKRYPLVPLIGQMCFIGLRGSGFFLTVMALNPVNFIDIPNLFGAFGLAFVVGLVVPGAPGGMGVFEATAIALLSDRFSTGIILSTVALYRLISILADVAGAALAKLDRQRDRHIK, encoded by the coding sequence ATGGGAAAACCACGCTTGCATCGAATTCAGAATTTTTTCAACCTCGCGAAAGCCCGTTTAAAGCCTTATTTGCGCTATGCGATTTTGGGCGGGACGTTTTTATTTATTGCCCAAGCTTTGGCGACTCACTGGCGAGAAGTCGCGAATATCCAAATTCGATCTGAGAGTTTTCCGTTGCTGGCGATCGCCCTGGGCGTCACTTTACTATCTCTAATTTTGGTCGGCTGGGTGTGGATGTTAATCTTACGGGAATTCCGCCAACCTGTAAATGCCGCCTGGGCGATTCAAGTTTTTCTCAAGACTAATATTGCCAAGTATTTACCGGGGAATATTTGGCATTTTTGGGGTCGCATCTCGGACGCCAAAAAGGGAGGGATTGCGCCCAAAGCTGCTACTCTCAGCGTTTTGCTGGAACCGCTGCTGATGGCTTCCGCAGGTGTGCTAATTGGGTTGATTTGTTTTGATAAAATTAATGGGTTTTTGCGGATTTTCGGTTGTGCTGCTATTTTGACGGCGATTCATCCCCGAATTTTAAATCCGATCGTCCTATTTGTAGAGCGGTTGAAGTTATCAAAGAACAAGGGGGAAAATCCAGAGGTTGGAGAGGTTGCAGGCGATCGACCAATTTCGCGTTTAGAGTCTAGCTCCAATCTATCTAAAAAAACCTCCCGTGTCAAGTCCCAGCGCCAAATTAATTTGCCAATTAAACGCTATCCTTTAGTGCCGTTAATCGGACAAATGTGTTTTATCGGATTGCGGGGAAGCGGTTTTTTCCTAACGGTAATGGCTTTAAACCCGGTAAATTTTATCGATATTCCCAACTTGTTCGGTGCTTTTGGTTTGGCGTTTGTTGTCGGTTTAGTCGTACCGGGTGCGCCGGGAGGGATGGGAGTTTTTGAAGCAACGGCGATCGCCCTTTTGTCCGATCGCTTTTCGACAGGTATAATTTTGAGTACCGTGGCTTTGTATCGGCTAATTAGCATTCTGGCAGATGTTGCGGGTGCTGCTTTGGCAAAGCTCGATCGCCAGCGCGATCGACATATTAAGTGA